A single region of the Vibrio chagasii genome encodes:
- a CDS encoding site-2 protease family protein, with protein sequence MELLAIEFLGKPLRLEGSMAGWQQLFWDNTLVSQLDATSEDGDVRTHTFLLRSGEETLQCHVESMVQWQPFEMAYKALVNGQVVTEGSRNTKDIEQQTPVVAPKPEKRFSLIGLISLGMKALKSAKLIKVVLASASLAAYSWLFSIQFALALIACLMFHEYGHIRAMKYFGMKTKGIYLIPFLGGLALSDEKINTRWQDVVISIMGPLFGLILSLVFTVLYWVTGEMFFAGLAVFNALLNLFNLLPILPLDGGHVLKSISFSMNSVLGIVLCVAAAVAGVVLSYQLNLTLFGFLLIMGSVEILFEWRGRHHSHLLPLDRYGQVVSFLWYVGLVSSLIGVIWYFASTGDQLLSLPLQILGT encoded by the coding sequence TTGGAATTACTCGCGATAGAGTTTCTTGGTAAACCGCTTCGTTTAGAAGGATCGATGGCAGGATGGCAGCAGCTATTTTGGGACAACACATTAGTGTCTCAATTAGATGCGACTTCGGAAGACGGTGATGTGCGTACACACACATTTTTGCTTCGTTCTGGCGAAGAAACGTTGCAGTGTCACGTTGAGTCTATGGTTCAGTGGCAACCTTTTGAGATGGCTTATAAGGCGCTGGTTAACGGACAAGTCGTCACCGAAGGAAGCCGTAATACTAAAGACATCGAGCAGCAAACTCCGGTTGTGGCACCTAAACCTGAAAAGCGCTTTAGCCTGATTGGGTTAATATCACTTGGAATGAAAGCGCTCAAGAGCGCTAAGTTGATTAAAGTAGTACTTGCATCTGCAAGTTTAGCGGCATATTCGTGGCTATTTTCTATCCAGTTCGCTCTCGCTTTGATCGCTTGCTTGATGTTCCATGAATACGGACATATTAGAGCCATGAAATACTTTGGTATGAAAACAAAAGGTATTTATCTTATCCCCTTCCTCGGTGGTTTAGCTCTCTCTGATGAAAAGATTAATACACGATGGCAAGATGTCGTTATCTCAATCATGGGGCCTTTGTTTGGGCTGATATTGTCGCTTGTGTTTACCGTTTTGTATTGGGTGACAGGCGAAATGTTCTTTGCTGGCCTTGCGGTATTTAATGCCTTACTCAACTTATTCAACTTGCTGCCAATTTTGCCTCTCGATGGCGGTCATGTTCTAAAAAGTATTAGCTTTTCAATGAACAGCGTGCTCGGCATCGTTCTGTGTGTCGCAGCCGCGGTTGCTGGAGTTGTTCTTAGCTATCAGCTAAATCTAACTCTGTTTGGTTTCTTATTGATTATGGGTAGTGTTGAAATCCTGTTTGAATGGAGAGGGCGCCACCATAGCCATTTATTACCACTAGATAGATATGGGCAAGTAGTTTCTTTCCTTTGGTATGTAGGTCTAGTGTCTAGTTTGATCGGCGTTATTTGGTATTTCGCATCTACGGGAGACCAGCTATTAAGCCTACCGTTACAGATCCTTGGTACTTAG
- a CDS encoding outer membrane protein transport protein gives MKTIQRSLISLSVLFACNSLAAGFQVAEHSASGLGRSFSGEGAVADNASVLARNPAAMTLFDTAQFSGAVSIVDPEVNVTQTKINDDAFNQKSSDVAPLQVVPAAYYISPINEKWAWGVGMFTNYGVATDYPDDIYGGDLAGDTSLVSVNLNPNIAYRINDSFSVGAGVNFVYAEAELNRHKGSLTAGGSPSDKLISMTGETFAFGWNVGALYELNQHNRFGFGYRSSVELDFDDGEFTDYTGLKMANSAPGKTTGRLEIELPDIFELSAFHQLNDAWAIHYGWQLTKWSKFEELKATSSDCKNNECFLKKEHYEDNQRWSVGTTYMVNSNWMLRAGMAYDEQAGEATLSIPDSDRMWYSAGLTYSVSENMTLDAAFALVQSKSGSFTETDALGNKFTFEAEGVAYLSAIQLNYTFN, from the coding sequence ATGAAAACAATACAACGCTCTCTCATTTCACTTTCGGTGCTATTTGCATGTAATTCACTTGCCGCTGGTTTCCAAGTTGCTGAGCATTCTGCCTCAGGCCTTGGTCGCTCGTTTTCAGGTGAAGGTGCAGTAGCTGACAACGCGAGTGTATTAGCGAGAAACCCCGCCGCAATGACCCTATTTGATACTGCCCAATTTTCAGGCGCGGTTTCTATCGTCGATCCTGAGGTTAATGTTACTCAGACAAAAATTAATGATGATGCTTTCAATCAAAAGTCTTCCGATGTCGCTCCCCTACAAGTAGTACCAGCGGCTTACTATATAAGCCCAATTAATGAAAAGTGGGCGTGGGGTGTGGGTATGTTCACAAACTATGGCGTTGCGACTGATTACCCAGACGACATATATGGCGGCGATCTTGCCGGTGATACGTCTCTAGTGTCAGTAAACTTAAACCCCAATATTGCTTACAGAATCAATGATAGTTTTAGCGTTGGTGCAGGAGTCAACTTCGTTTATGCAGAAGCTGAGCTGAACAGGCATAAAGGCAGTCTTACTGCCGGTGGTTCACCTAGCGATAAACTCATTTCTATGACGGGGGAAACCTTCGCTTTTGGTTGGAATGTCGGTGCCTTGTATGAACTGAACCAGCACAACCGTTTTGGTTTTGGTTACCGGTCATCTGTAGAGCTAGATTTCGATGACGGTGAGTTCACAGATTACACGGGCTTGAAGATGGCGAATAGCGCACCAGGAAAAACAACCGGTCGTTTAGAAATCGAACTTCCTGATATTTTCGAACTGTCTGCTTTCCACCAACTTAATGATGCTTGGGCTATACACTATGGTTGGCAATTAACTAAATGGAGTAAGTTTGAGGAGCTAAAAGCGACGAGCTCTGATTGTAAAAACAATGAATGCTTCTTGAAGAAAGAGCATTACGAAGACAACCAGAGATGGTCTGTTGGTACAACTTATATGGTTAACTCAAATTGGATGCTACGTGCAGGTATGGCTTATGACGAACAAGCTGGCGAAGCAACATTAAGCATCCCTGATAGTGACCGTATGTGGTACTCAGCCGGTCTAACGTATTCTGTATCAGAAAATATGACTTTGGATGCCGCGTTCGCATTAGTACAAAGTAAAAGTGGCTCATTTACAGAAACCGATGCGTTAGGAAATAAGTTTACATTTGAAGCCGAGGGAGTTGCTTACCTTTCAGCGATTCAGCTTAACTACACCTTCAACTAA
- a CDS encoding VolA/Pla-1 family phospholipase, with translation MNNKFSLSLVCSALLLAGCGDNSKSSGDSTAAPYSDAINQSLARSSKISFTLLGSEADVPLPSFFLFDTNDHTLNIPLDANSTGLLNDPKVAMGEVDGWSTIMPFTINVNLPIDRTLKNDVVMNETTPFSAHLNDGVKLAKVDVDLSTGVMSNFTALTAGVDYLVVSRDFKTINILPLKGLDPSSDYIYALTDSIVDSADEPLGTSSSYAALKTTDIDQAGSLDLPQKIIHQVEALFAGYGEVSSSDEIIYSSWFTTASAGNVMQKTKAAIATSINPEIKPDGVWKGTANPNNISKDDLNSLYAIDADDTGVNFGDAVTNDPLFSSAFGTDSAVLLKDNYDELLTKASNLDSIEVYRGTVKLPYFLSDQVDGDAWKMQPWRSGMPSIFKILNTLSSGSDADKAAISEQLIALGFTSLPDQLLIPQYQALLVGSELTLANGNQLDAERILTQYSAVPQIRAVKEVPFIMFVPKGIGTDNVPLLQYQHGITNLKESAYALALSHISTAVQTGKTPYALIAIDQPLHGQRGLSEEIVTTPSNPTVFMNLEYLPVARDNIRQGAIDGMGLRYAMNYVAPSEAAFSTVNEDNVSLIGHSIGAITGISSYAVANTSLNNPVDPMFSYTTATLANPGGGIAPFLLESGEFAPVIKHSVVASSIEEYAIYWETKCIADRLKPGDCFNKFYGDVANKSTKSIIDETLASFTYAAQTVLDNVDPLNMASQVTGSVLGIQANGDSTIPNQVSTTPTAGTEPLFKKLGLVNSTSDTSGTRVASYFDESSNAKHSTVITPGSAAEGLAHAEMSSQIVQFTLTNGNSDGSLSVTSGLLDASK, from the coding sequence ATGAACAACAAATTTTCTTTATCTCTCGTATGCTCGGCACTACTACTTGCTGGCTGTGGGGACAACAGTAAAAGCTCTGGTGATTCAACAGCTGCACCTTATTCAGACGCTATTAATCAATCGTTAGCTAGAAGTTCAAAGATTAGCTTCACGCTTTTAGGTAGTGAAGCGGATGTTCCTCTTCCCTCTTTCTTTTTGTTCGATACCAATGATCACACATTGAATATTCCATTAGATGCAAACTCCACTGGTCTACTGAATGATCCAAAAGTAGCAATGGGAGAAGTTGATGGTTGGAGTACTATCATGCCATTCACTATTAATGTGAACCTTCCAATTGATAGAACGCTGAAGAATGATGTCGTGATGAACGAGACGACACCGTTTAGCGCACACTTAAATGATGGTGTAAAATTGGCTAAGGTAGATGTAGACCTAAGCACAGGTGTCATGTCTAACTTTACCGCACTAACGGCTGGTGTTGACTACTTAGTGGTCTCTAGGGACTTCAAAACCATAAATATTTTACCGCTTAAAGGGTTAGACCCTAGCTCAGATTATATATACGCATTAACCGACTCAATTGTTGATAGCGCAGATGAGCCTCTCGGTACTTCTAGTTCTTATGCGGCGTTAAAAACGACTGATATTGATCAAGCAGGTTCACTCGATTTACCACAAAAAATTATCCATCAAGTAGAGGCGTTGTTTGCTGGCTATGGTGAAGTGTCAAGTTCAGACGAGATCATCTATTCATCTTGGTTTACGACTGCTTCTGCGGGTAACGTGATGCAAAAGACTAAAGCAGCTATTGCAACTTCAATTAACCCGGAAATAAAGCCAGACGGGGTATGGAAAGGCACTGCTAACCCTAACAACATTTCAAAAGATGACTTGAATAGCCTATACGCCATTGATGCCGATGATACTGGCGTTAATTTCGGTGATGCCGTAACAAACGATCCTCTATTTTCAAGTGCGTTTGGAACCGATAGCGCGGTTCTTTTGAAAGATAATTATGATGAGCTGCTGACTAAGGCTTCAAATCTAGACTCTATTGAAGTCTATCGTGGAACCGTAAAACTTCCTTATTTCCTAAGCGATCAAGTTGATGGCGATGCATGGAAAATGCAGCCATGGCGAAGTGGTATGCCTAGCATTTTCAAGATCCTTAACACTCTAAGTTCAGGTTCCGATGCTGATAAAGCTGCAATTTCTGAACAACTGATTGCATTAGGCTTTACGTCATTGCCGGATCAACTTTTGATTCCTCAATATCAGGCCTTACTGGTTGGCTCGGAATTGACGCTAGCTAATGGTAATCAACTAGACGCAGAGCGAATTCTTACACAATATAGTGCGGTTCCTCAAATTAGAGCAGTAAAAGAAGTACCTTTCATCATGTTCGTACCAAAAGGTATAGGTACTGACAACGTACCATTACTTCAGTACCAGCATGGGATTACAAACCTTAAAGAAAGCGCATATGCTTTAGCTCTGAGTCATATCAGCACTGCAGTGCAAACTGGCAAGACCCCGTATGCTTTAATAGCTATTGACCAACCTCTGCATGGTCAGCGAGGTCTATCTGAAGAAATCGTTACTACGCCATCCAACCCTACTGTTTTCATGAACCTAGAATATCTTCCTGTTGCGCGCGATAACATTCGTCAAGGTGCAATAGATGGAATGGGATTAAGATATGCAATGAATTATGTGGCGCCATCAGAAGCAGCATTTTCGACTGTGAATGAGGATAATGTGTCACTAATTGGTCATTCAATTGGCGCTATTACGGGTATCAGTTCATACGCTGTTGCAAATACTTCACTTAACAACCCAGTTGACCCAATGTTTAGCTATACAACAGCAACATTAGCAAACCCAGGGGGCGGCATTGCACCATTCCTACTCGAATCTGGAGAATTCGCTCCTGTCATTAAACATAGTGTCGTAGCGTCTTCCATAGAAGAGTATGCAATTTACTGGGAAACAAAATGTATCGCAGATAGACTGAAACCTGGAGACTGTTTTAACAAGTTCTATGGTGATGTCGCTAATAAATCTACAAAAAGTATTATTGATGAAACCTTGGCTTCTTTTACTTACGCAGCGCAGACAGTCCTAGATAATGTCGATCCTCTCAACATGGCATCTCAAGTTACCGGTTCAGTTTTAGGTATCCAAGCTAATGGTGATTCAACAATACCAAACCAAGTATCTACGACTCCGACGGCCGGCACTGAACCTCTATTTAAGAAATTAGGTTTAGTAAATAGTACGTCCGATACGTCGGGCACTCGTGTTGCTTCATACTTTGATGAGTCTTCAAACGCTAAACACTCTACGGTAATCACTCCGGGCTCAGCAGCTGAGGGTCTCGCTCATGCAGAAATGAGTTCGCAAATTGTTCAGTTTACCTTAACGAACGGTAATAGTGATGGTAGTTTATCCGTCACATCTGGCTTATTGGACGCAAGCAAATAA
- a CDS encoding PhnA domain-containing protein codes for MSSEATMLERCQSKCELCGSDSSLTAYAVPPHSHVTVDHGIMVCDKCLGEIDEPKDINHWRCLTDSMWSQEAPVQVTAWRQLTRLNSESWAQDALDMMYMEEETSVWAQIGMSADDKPLDVNGVELKKGDDVTVIKDLPVKGTNQVIKQGTVIRGISVGDDPKLVSGKTNGGQSMYVIAEFCRKK; via the coding sequence ATGTCTTCTGAAGCTACTATGCTAGAACGCTGCCAATCTAAATGTGAACTATGTGGTTCTGATTCTTCTCTTACTGCATACGCAGTACCGCCACACAGCCACGTAACAGTGGATCACGGCATCATGGTATGTGACAAATGTCTTGGTGAGATTGACGAGCCTAAAGATATTAACCACTGGCGCTGCCTAACTGACAGCATGTGGAGTCAAGAAGCCCCTGTTCAAGTAACAGCATGGCGCCAACTAACTCGTCTTAACTCAGAGAGCTGGGCTCAAGACGCGCTAGATATGATGTACATGGAAGAAGAAACATCTGTTTGGGCTCAGATCGGCATGTCTGCTGATGACAAACCGCTTGATGTAAACGGCGTTGAATTGAAGAAAGGTGACGACGTAACAGTCATCAAAGACCTTCCAGTTAAAGGTACTAACCAAGTAATTAAGCAAGGTACTGTTATCCGCGGTATTAGCGTTGGTGACGACCCTAAGCTTGTTTCTGGTAAAACAAACGGCGGTCAATCAATGTACGTAATCGCTGAGTTCTGTCGTAAGAAGTAA
- a CDS encoding DEAD/DEAH box helicase encodes MTNTTTPTNFSDLGLISPLMARLSELEYQQPTPIQAQVIPSVLAGRDLIAGANTGSGKTAAFALPLLQQIHEGAPLDRRSGKGNFVSGLILVPTRELAKQVADSVKSYAVHFNGAIKTVCVFGGVSVNTQMQALRGGTDILVATPGRLLDLISSNAIKLDKVKTLVLDEADRMLSLGFTEELGAVLKLLPNKKQTLLFSATFPEQVQALTEELLNAPLEVQLQSANASTLVQRVFEVEKGRKTALLAHLIKQHEWRQALIFVNAKNSCEHLADKLYKRGIIAEVFHGDKGQGSRTRILEDFKSGEIDVLIATDIAARGLDIEKLPVVINFDLPRSPSDYMHRIGRSGRAGEVGLALSLIDHEDYHHFKIIEKKNKIRLEREQIEGFEVDVEAVAELIAALKPVAPPAGTGKKKKKKKAAQNQDVWLKNN; translated from the coding sequence ATGACTAACACCACGACACCAACCAACTTCTCTGATCTTGGCTTAATTTCTCCACTGATGGCTCGCCTGAGTGAGCTTGAATATCAACAGCCAACACCCATCCAAGCGCAAGTTATTCCTAGTGTGTTAGCAGGACGCGATTTAATTGCAGGCGCGAATACTGGCTCTGGTAAAACCGCTGCATTTGCACTTCCTCTGTTACAACAGATCCACGAAGGCGCACCTTTAGACCGTCGTTCGGGCAAAGGTAACTTCGTTTCTGGTCTTATCTTAGTTCCTACTCGTGAACTGGCGAAGCAAGTTGCTGACAGCGTTAAGTCTTACGCTGTTCACTTTAACGGCGCGATTAAGACCGTTTGTGTATTTGGTGGTGTGTCGGTGAACACGCAGATGCAAGCGTTACGCGGTGGTACGGATATCTTAGTGGCGACGCCAGGCCGTCTGCTTGACCTAATCTCAAGCAACGCCATCAAGCTTGATAAAGTGAAAACACTAGTGCTTGATGAAGCCGACCGTATGTTAAGCCTTGGTTTTACAGAAGAACTAGGCGCTGTCTTGAAGCTATTGCCAAACAAGAAGCAAACTCTGTTGTTCTCTGCAACTTTCCCGGAGCAAGTTCAAGCTCTAACTGAAGAGCTACTTAATGCCCCTCTAGAAGTTCAACTGCAAAGCGCGAACGCAAGTACACTGGTTCAGCGTGTATTCGAAGTAGAGAAAGGTCGTAAAACCGCTCTATTAGCGCATTTAATCAAGCAACACGAATGGCGCCAAGCTCTGATCTTCGTGAATGCAAAGAACAGCTGTGAACACCTAGCAGACAAGCTTTATAAGCGCGGTATTATTGCAGAAGTCTTTCACGGCGATAAAGGGCAGGGTTCTCGTACTCGTATCCTAGAAGATTTCAAATCTGGCGAGATCGACGTTTTGATCGCGACAGACATCGCAGCACGTGGTCTGGATATCGAAAAACTTCCAGTTGTTATCAACTTTGATTTACCGCGTAGCCCATCAGATTACATGCACCGTATTGGCCGAAGTGGTCGTGCCGGTGAGGTTGGCTTAGCGCTATCTCTGATCGATCACGAAGACTACCATCATTTCAAAATCATCGAGAAGAAGAACAAGATTCGTCTTGAGCGTGAGCAAATCGAAGGCTTTGAAGTCGATGTAGAAGCGGTAGCTGAACTGATTGCAGCGCTTAAACCTGTTGCGCCGCCTGCTGGCACAGGCAAGAAGAAAAAGAAGAAGAAAGCGGCACAAAACCAAGATGTGTGGCTGAAAAATAACTAA
- a CDS encoding DUF1223 domain-containing protein, with protein sequence MSHAKYNSRLIKLCLFALPIGFYSTVSAAQTWSHEGQPAKVIELFTSEGCSSCPPADAYLSTFEDDPALWTQVIPLAYHVDYWDYLGWGDKFASTAFSQKQRLYKAYGVTSGVYRPGFVVDGKEWRGYFNWLDRTLPSLPQQNNPKLTVIHKGETFSVSYEGKGDYVAHIVLLAMNEVTSVKAGENRGKKLEHDFVVVYDGYQRGESKWQFNVDFTPLVAKPDAIAVWLTELNSYAPEQTVAGWLN encoded by the coding sequence ATGTCACACGCCAAATACAACTCACGATTGATTAAACTCTGCTTATTTGCCTTACCGATCGGCTTTTACTCTACAGTGTCGGCAGCGCAAACTTGGAGCCACGAAGGGCAACCAGCAAAGGTTATTGAACTGTTCACGTCAGAAGGTTGTTCTAGTTGTCCTCCCGCAGATGCGTATCTAAGTACATTTGAAGACGACCCAGCACTTTGGACACAAGTTATTCCTCTCGCGTATCACGTCGACTATTGGGATTACTTAGGGTGGGGAGATAAATTCGCGAGTACGGCCTTTAGTCAGAAACAACGACTATACAAAGCATACGGGGTAACAAGCGGGGTCTATAGGCCGGGTTTTGTTGTTGACGGTAAGGAGTGGCGTGGCTACTTCAACTGGCTCGACCGTACATTGCCTTCACTCCCACAACAAAATAATCCCAAGCTGACGGTAATTCATAAAGGTGAGACCTTCAGCGTCAGTTATGAAGGTAAAGGTGACTACGTGGCTCATATCGTTCTATTGGCGATGAATGAAGTCACGAGTGTTAAAGCTGGTGAAAACAGAGGTAAGAAGTTAGAGCACGATTTTGTCGTAGTTTACGATGGTTACCAGCGTGGTGAATCGAAATGGCAATTTAATGTGGATTTCACGCCGTTAGTCGCCAAACCCGATGCCATTGCAGTGTGGCTAACAGAGCTCAACTCGTATGCACCTGAACAAACGGTAGCAGGGTGGTTAAACTAG
- a CDS encoding TerC/Alx family metal homeostasis membrane protein: MNSTQSLLSTNSESFFSSPIMTTYAGFFLLTVILVSIDIYQTRGGNVTIRKAAIWSVFWFLLAFLFAGSIYLFWDVYAPNSDYTAQKATVSFITGYLLEKSLSVDNLFVFAMIFAQYQVPEHLRPRALLWGVIGALVLRAIMIALGAQLLAEYHWVLYVFAAFLIGTGIKLALDKGEEESVNTLPEKLLRKIMPVTEDFHGPALMIKQGAKWVLTPMMLVIGAIAVMDVMFALDSIPAIFAVTQEPFLVLAANVFALLGLRSLYFVLQGMMDKFIYLKPALSFIMVFIGVKMLLVDSEWAIPTYWSLAVLVSTMTIAVIASIYAKKPAIGQVN, encoded by the coding sequence ATGAACTCAACTCAATCTCTATTATCTACCAATAGTGAATCCTTTTTTTCATCGCCAATCATGACGACGTATGCGGGATTTTTCCTGCTGACGGTTATTCTCGTCTCTATTGATATCTATCAGACTCGCGGTGGTAACGTCACAATCAGAAAAGCGGCGATCTGGAGTGTTTTTTGGTTTTTGCTAGCATTCTTGTTTGCAGGTTCTATCTACCTGTTTTGGGATGTGTACGCACCAAATAGTGATTACACCGCGCAAAAGGCGACAGTGTCATTCATCACGGGTTATTTGCTAGAGAAATCATTGAGCGTAGACAACCTGTTTGTATTCGCGATGATCTTTGCTCAATACCAGGTTCCTGAACATCTAAGACCTCGTGCGCTTCTTTGGGGTGTTATTGGCGCATTGGTGTTACGTGCAATCATGATCGCGTTAGGCGCGCAATTACTCGCTGAATACCACTGGGTGCTTTATGTGTTTGCTGCGTTTCTGATTGGTACAGGTATCAAACTAGCATTAGACAAGGGCGAAGAGGAGAGTGTGAATACACTACCTGAAAAGCTACTTCGCAAAATTATGCCAGTGACAGAAGATTTCCATGGCCCGGCATTGATGATCAAACAAGGTGCAAAATGGGTGCTTACACCAATGATGTTGGTGATAGGTGCGATAGCGGTTATGGACGTAATGTTCGCTTTGGACTCTATCCCAGCGATCTTCGCGGTAACACAAGAACCATTCTTGGTACTTGCAGCTAACGTGTTTGCATTGCTTGGCTTACGTTCTTTGTACTTTGTACTGCAAGGAATGATGGACAAGTTCATCTACTTGAAGCCTGCACTTTCATTCATCATGGTGTTCATTGGTGTGAAAATGCTATTGGTTGATAGCGAGTGGGCTATCCCGACATACTGGTCTTTAGCGGTATTGGTTTCTACCATGACGATTGCGGTTATAGCGTCGATTTATGCAAAGAAGCCAGCTATTGGACAAGTAAATTAA
- a CDS encoding bifunctional metallophosphatase/5'-nucleotidase, which yields MTKKNKPTKIVLAHINDTHSYFEPTSLQLSLKMNNHIIEPYVSAGGFARIATRFKQIEQDAQRQKVETLFLHAGDCFQGTLYFSLFKGKANADLLNALNIDAMTLGNHELDMGNEPVAMFAKKIQFPLLAGNWNLSNEDINKTHTLADNDIVKPYQPETRSASYITKEFDGQKVAIFGLSIDKMSSIANPDLDTPFENALETAKATIEQIHKAGINKIVLLSHLGYEADLELAANVSGIGVIVGGHSHRLQGDFSDIGLVKDDDYGVKVGDTYVVQAGFHAMSLGHCEIEFDAQGKVTHFNGKNELLLGRRLFIDAKLSEVGQDDAHDMACDFLNNHPNIAVCKKDPELQSILTDKYQPRVRKLQQQVVAHADTKLRHVRIPDENGPSQLAPLVAQSFHYLMNQKGHQVDFAIHNSGGVRNSLNSGDVSVADIAGKLLPFAVPIGVYEVRGETIAGMLEGAINNALDNGVVGTGSGSFPYTHNLRFCYHKEAPIGHRIHHLEIHSEESGWQPVSRERIYRGVSSAYTMKGKEGYNAVLDMIGDGIVTTYSMADCFIAFLQDNPESLKYKEPLNCMECFR from the coding sequence ATGACTAAAAAGAATAAGCCGACAAAAATTGTGTTGGCACACATCAACGATACCCACTCATACTTTGAACCAACGTCATTACAGCTATCACTTAAAATGAACAACCACATCATTGAACCTTATGTCAGTGCTGGTGGTTTCGCTCGAATCGCAACACGCTTTAAACAAATAGAGCAAGATGCCCAACGACAAAAGGTCGAAACCCTGTTCCTGCATGCTGGGGACTGCTTTCAAGGGACCCTGTACTTTTCTCTGTTCAAGGGGAAAGCCAACGCCGATCTGCTTAATGCACTGAATATTGACGCTATGACTCTCGGCAATCACGAACTAGACATGGGTAATGAACCCGTTGCTATGTTCGCAAAGAAAATCCAATTTCCGCTATTGGCCGGTAACTGGAACTTGTCGAATGAAGATATCAATAAAACTCATACCTTAGCAGACAATGACATTGTTAAGCCTTATCAACCCGAAACACGAAGTGCTTCTTACATAACGAAAGAGTTCGATGGTCAGAAGGTCGCTATTTTTGGCTTAAGCATCGATAAGATGTCGAGTATTGCCAACCCAGACTTAGATACTCCATTTGAAAATGCCCTAGAAACAGCGAAAGCAACCATAGAGCAAATTCACAAAGCAGGTATCAATAAAATTGTATTGCTCAGTCACCTTGGTTACGAAGCCGATTTAGAGCTCGCGGCAAATGTCTCTGGCATTGGAGTGATCGTTGGCGGTCATAGCCACCGCTTGCAAGGTGATTTCTCAGATATTGGCTTGGTAAAAGACGATGACTATGGCGTGAAAGTGGGTGATACCTATGTCGTACAAGCGGGCTTCCACGCAATGAGCCTAGGCCACTGCGAAATCGAGTTCGACGCTCAAGGTAAAGTGACGCACTTTAATGGCAAGAATGAACTGTTATTAGGTCGACGCCTCTTTATCGATGCGAAATTGAGTGAAGTAGGGCAAGACGATGCACATGATATGGCGTGTGATTTTTTGAACAATCACCCAAACATCGCAGTGTGTAAGAAAGATCCTGAGCTACAGAGTATTCTGACAGACAAGTATCAGCCTAGAGTCCGTAAACTTCAGCAGCAAGTAGTAGCGCATGCCGACACTAAGTTACGCCATGTCCGTATCCCTGATGAAAATGGGCCAAGCCAGCTTGCACCGCTCGTTGCTCAATCATTCCACTACTTAATGAACCAAAAAGGACATCAGGTAGATTTTGCGATCCATAACTCTGGTGGTGTAAGGAACTCCCTTAATAGCGGCGATGTTTCGGTTGCCGATATTGCCGGAAAGCTACTACCGTTTGCCGTACCTATTGGCGTGTATGAAGTCAGAGGTGAAACGATAGCTGGTATGTTGGAAGGTGCCATCAATAACGCACTGGATAACGGTGTGGTAGGCACAGGATCGGGGAGTTTCCCTTACACCCATAACTTAAGGTTTTGTTACCACAAAGAAGCGCCAATCGGGCATCGTATCCATCACTTGGAAATTCATTCAGAAGAGTCAGGTTGGCAGCCAGTTTCCCGTGAACGTATTTACCGAGGTGTATCTTCGGCTTACACAATGAAAGGAAAAGAGGGTTACAACGCTGTACTGGATATGATTGGTGACGGTATCGTAACGACTTACTCGATGGCCGATTGTTTTATTGCGTTCTTACAAGACAATCCAGAGTCACTAAAATATAAAGAGCCACTAAATTGCATGGAGTGTTTTAGGTAA